ctagggctgtcagtagattaaaatgaaaaaaaaaaaatttgtgatTGTACACTTGTCGTGAAAataagcatacaccatttatcttgtttaacacattcattttgtcatcatttgctatatccagcaaagtaaaccatccAATTGAAGGGTGATTCTCACAAAAccttcaaggtaaatttaggtgTTTTTCCAAAAAAGGAATCCTGGAGACTCAAAGGaaaccaaataaccaaatgatataaGCAGGCCATATAATTCAGAAATTTATGCATACCAAAGCACCcatgcaaaagaaagaaaaaaacattacagaataaAAGCTTTTCAGAATTCAATGTATAGTGTATGTacagtgcaacagcaaagagcttaaGTCAAGATGTGATATCAAACAGGACCATGTTTaggctggtttgctttatccagatGAGAAATGTAGTTTGTGTATCATCTGcccataaattaaaattattccatgatttactcaccctcaagccatcctaggtgtatatatcTTTTTTCAGATTAACACAatcagttatattaaaatatatcctggctcttccaggctttataatggtagtgaattttgattttgaagcccaaaaaagtgcatccatccatcctaaaaataatccatatggctccagggggttaataaaggccttctgaaatgaagcgatgggtttttgtaagaaaaatatccatatttaaaacgttatttaatataataattagctTCCGGGTGACGGCCTTACACATCGATTTACAACgtaagagtaacctctgacatgacgtaggatgtaaggagtatcataagcttagatgcctcttgaggttcaaacaaataggactggacaacaaactcaagctcctcttctcttatttcaaaatcctctgacattttaaaaattctccttttagacttttaatttgtgaccggtgttttgttttgcttccgTGTTCATCAATACATCacatgtcatatacacctaggatggcttgaaggtgagtaaatcgtgggataattttcatttttgggtgaactatccctttaaataagtATATGtgctatatatatgtattttaagtaattttaaagtCTATTGTTCacttaggtctatttttattaccacaaaattaaatttatcaGATTACTCCATTAATCGTCAAAATAATCAACCACTTACTCAAataccaaaataatcgttagtgacagccctaataaaCACAACAccaaatatttgaatgttaaAGCCATACTGGTGTGACATTAAGTTTTATAAATGTTCTCATGTCTTTTTCATCTTTTTACTCATctttattataaaaatctgtCTTTTGTCTGCCTCAAATGAACTGCTAGAAGTTTAGTCAGCTTTTGTGTTCACCTGATCTTGTTTGGCCAGCAGGCGGCGCTCTCGCTCTCGGTCCTCCTCAGGCAGCTCCTCCTCTCGGTCACCCCATAAGAGAGCAGGGAAACGTAGGTCAGCTACACCGCCCAGAAAACTTCCACGGCGCTTAGACCCCGCCAGCCCCTCCAGAAGACGAGGCCGCAGTCCTTCTGGACCAGAAACCAGCCCTTCAGGTTGTTTCCTAgaagtgttgttgttgttgttgttatctGTAATTtgaacttaattttatttatttattttttttattttattttttttgtaagtctGAAATGGTTTCTTATCAGAGCCTTGTTGTTTGTAGGATATTAAGCAGTAAAATGATTGACTGTAATGCATCTGaaaatttcagctgtaaagcacaGGCCTGGTGGAAGAAATGACACTCCTTCTCCAAAACCCAGACGGTCCGATGCATCAGAGTCTGGTAAGAATTGGCTCTTAAACATGCATTTGTAAGCATATCAGAAAGGTTTATAGATCAAGACTTGTAGGCAGAACCCTGTCTGTCTGGCTTTTTGTTATACTTAtacagtgtttcccacaggatttTGTGAGACTCTGGTGGGTAGACCTCGGTCCCAATAGGGGGGACCAGGGGcatttaaaccattaaaaatatgtaGCAAAAGAGGTTACCTttgttgaattaatttatttctagTGGGGGCCTGTATCTATACATCTGTGTTTGTGGAACTAATGGTCACTCTCTGATTTGTTAAACACAATCCAGAATGCACTAAACACTCTACTTGATTATagagaaaaataacaaatgaataaaaatatatataatcataagctgaccaataaataaataaaaaatctaggTGACTATATAAGTTGACAGCAAAAAGTATGCTAGCctaattcttgaaaaaaaaaaaaaaaaactttgcacagtaattttataaaatctaaatatgttaataaaattttaaaattgtattcttataaaatgaaaattatatttatattagattTATATATCAATGTAAAgaattatatgtatttataataatgtaagattaaaagatgtttattttaaatttattgtgCAGCTTTTTAATGGGGCAACAAGATATGATAGATACGACAGAACAAAATAGGCTATTAAAAATCTTTCAGTATGTAAAACCATGATAATATGAAACACTtaaaaacagcagcacaaaccgCTTATGCGCCTCCCGGGTGCAGAATGGTGTGCTTAAAGCAATATGGAGTCACAGCACGCAGTTGCGCTGCGCATTGAAAAGTTCACGGCACAAAGAGAATCCCTGTGTATATCTGCATCTAACAGTTTATTGATCATATGTTTCTTCTCACTTTTAAATTCCAGTTATTGTGCGTGTGATGCCAATTCATAGTCCCTGTGTTGTGCGATCTAACAGACAACCTGTAGTTAGTATGATGACATTGTTCAGAAACAGCAATAAACTCCAGCAAAAGTCATTTTACAGTATGCAAATCCACAGCCCTTGATCTACATATCAAGTATTATAATGGGAATATATCATAATGAGTTTTACTGTGCTGACTGTCATTACCGAACGCGATGAGCTGTTTGAGTGCTGAACAGAGAATGATTGACAGCTACAGTGGAGGGAAGACGAGTTTCCGTGAACTTAAATTTAATGATGTACATATTATTCTCTCCCTCACATGAAGCTATGGAATGCCTTCAGATGACTTTGAATATATAACACGAAAACTTAATTGGCGCTAGTCCATTTCTTTTGCTCTATAACTCCCATTTTTGCCAAGAGTGCAATTATCAATCGGTTATTTAAATATTGCGACAGGCCTAATTTCCGTTTAATTTTGAGACGCTGGCGGGACAAATTAGAATGTTGCGGGCCACCACAGTCTAGTTAATGTATGGGAAACACTGTTAtaataacatgaactaatgattTGGATTCTGCAGCTCTTGTCTTACTATTCTCTTCAGTCTCTTCTGTTCATTCCAAAAAATGCcatgggtgtgtgtgtggctgtgtATTTTTGCACATCATGGGTTTGTGTTGGTGGGCACATGGGTGTTTCTCGGGCACTGAAGGACTCCACTGCTTTGTGTTACAGAAGAGGAGAAGGTGGGCAAAGGGTCAACGGCAGATTCTGTCCAGCAGCGCCGTCAGTATCGGAGACAGAATCAGCAGTCCTCTTCAGGTTaccactgttttgtttttgtttttttgtccatcaCACTCGTTTGTCCTCACTTCCACTGTCTTTCTTCCTCTCACACCTGTGCTTGCATGTTGGATGTGGAAAAAGTATGCTAGTAGATGTTTGATTTAGAACTGGTAatcaagttgttttttttttttttttttgcttacagACACTGGTTCATCCTCTtcttctgaagatgaaggaCCAAGGAGGCAGAATAGGGGGGCAGGTGCCAGGAATGGAGAAATCAGAAGGCGGCGGAGCCATTCACCTGCATCACCACGGAGGCGACACAGAGATGTATCCCCAAGGTGAAAATCAACAATATTTGCATGAcatttgcatttgaaatgtGATACCCCCTTAAGGTCACTACTCAGATGCTTTGTTCACTTTGGGATAAAGTGAGGAAAAAGAAGGCAAATGGATTTTTCcagatctttatttatttttatttttttgactgaGCACCTGCACAAATTTAGATGTGCTcacactagggctgggacaatacatagATTCTTGATTCGTGATACAATTATTCTGTATCAATTCTaatattttctaatattttcaGAATGTATCAcagattctgagcttagtttttaacagcagatggcactacgtgCTTTAGACGCAGCAGTACTCTGCCTGCTTCCAATTcttttacacacaccacttaaatctaaaataatcattcataaagttcgaattacaagggtgttcgcagtgggctgtttacattaatctcgtgtcataaaagcattctgagctgaggtgcaagtatattgaaccacttacatgactcagccgaacACATGAGCGCTGTCCAGCACTCTTCTTTGTGAGCATTTAAgcatgcggttaaaaactagcctagagcgccatctgttGTTAAAAACTATGCTCAGAATCGATACATTCGGACAATATCAGAATCGATACAGAATAATTGTATTGCAAATCAAAAAtcaatgtattgtcccagctcTAGCACACACTATTTCGAATtgttattcacatttaaacacagcTCAACCGAACACTAGAACAAACCTCAATGTtttttgcagaagctcaaacatgcttgagtcacatgcaagaacaaacctcactggttcacttaatcattaaaaaaaatatttttgtgtttcaaaaattaataaaagtctTAGGGTTTTAGAACatcatgaaggtgagtaaattgacagaattttcatatttgggtgtgCAAACCCTTTAATGAATTTAAAGACTGGGTTTACATTGagtaacattgaattaaatgtgaccTTGAGAATCAGAATCTATACCCAGCCCTGTTGTTTACTCTTAACTGCTTTATTACAATCAGAACCTTTTGACTCTCTTTCAGAAAGAGACGTTCTCCATCACCTGCTGGCCGTAGACATCGATCACCCTCTCTTGCTCGCCGCCACAGGTAAAGTCCAGTTTATGAagagtttttgtgtttttgggtTGTGAAGACTCTTTGACCTACTTGGATATACATCCCTTTCTTCTGTCCCTTCTTTTTCAGATCTCCATCTCTACCTCACCGGCGTTTCACTCCTCCTATCCAGCGCAGATACAGTCCCTCCCCTACCCCAGCTCAAAAAAGACGCTCATCAGGGTCTCCTCCCAAACGTAGAAGGACTCCATCCCTGGTATCCAAACATAGAGGGTCTCCTTCACCTGGGTCCAAGAGGAGAGGGTCTCCATCATCTGTGTCCAAGCATAGAGGGTCTCCTTCACCTGAGTCCAAGTGCAGGGCATCTCTCTCGCCAGTACCGAAGCGTAGAGGGTCGCCCTTCCCTGTGGCCAAACGTCGCTCCTCTCGATCCCCCAAACGAAGCCGTGGCAGTAGTCCAGGAAAAAGAGGTACTCCGCCCTCGTCTGTTTCGCCTCCACCCCGCCACCGCAGAAGCTCTCCAAATCTTCCTGCAGCCCAACGGGGCAGAGATGCCTgctcctctccgtctgcccatGCAACTCGAGTGCCTTCCAGTCCTCCGGCTCGATACGGGCCCTCGAGTTTATCCCCACAGAGACAAAGACGTCAGACATCCCCATCTCACAGCACCAGACCCATTCGCAGGGTTTCCCGCACACCAGAACCACGCAAATCTCAGAGGTATGATTGTTCTATAGCCCCTGTTCTATTTGTGTTACAGATAAACAATCTCCGACTGACTCTGTTCCTTTCCATTTGTAGAGGTTCTCAGAGCCCCCAGCCTGTAAGGAGGCAGGTTTCACATTCACCATCTGCTTCTCCTCCTCCCACGGCTCACAAGCGGCCTGCTTCAGTCTCACCCTCTCGTTCTGCTAGCCGTTCTCCACCTCCACCTGCCAAAAAGAACAGCAGTGTCTCCCCGAGCCCATCACCTAACAAGGTATGCCACACCTGCCAGCTTGAGTCTTGCTTGCCCCAGACTGCTTGAGTTCAGAGAGCTTTGAGGCTTCAAAAACCAAATTtgtattgggttgtttttagttTCCAGActtttcagttgttcattttTAGAAATGGATCCTATTAAAACTACTGCATACTAGGGATGCTCCTATCAGGATTTTTGCAGCCATCctgcaaaatgcaaaaattttgcattttCGATACCGATCCTGATTATTCAAGCTTTATATAAGTAGTAATTAAGCTATgaatgtcagtgtttttttccAGGTACGTAATAAAACGGATGTTATTTACAGTAATGCTGTAGATTGTTGCTTTAAGAATCAAATAAGCAcaacaaatgttaattttacaatgaacattttaataggCCTTTAAAAACAGGGCTCATGCGAAACAGTTCTTATTGGGATACTCTGGCATATTAAAGAGCCTACATGACTCAAACTGAACATAATTACAACCCATAAGGTGTAATTGAACATTGTCCAATACGTGACTGAGGACAAAAACAAATAGAAGCACTGCAACtcctaaataaacaaaatgagtAGTCTTGATCAGGAATATTATTTAGCACATGCTGAGTATTTGTGTCCTTCCTTCCCATGTCCTACTTAAGTAGGTAAGGCAGGATTCTCTTTATAAATTTGAGCTTTTCTGCATTTTGGGGAGATAGTCTATTCCTCTTTTCATCCAAAACATATGCAGCTGTACTGAATAGTCGCTCACCATCAACACTCGAACGCTaaacttcaagcactagaaatagaaacacaacataaatttacaaaaacagtGCATAATCTTCACAAAAGTGATTTATTTAAGAGCAATGAGAGGCTGTTTGATTTAAAGGCCCCGATGTACTTCGAGCGAAATtgaagaacgaactgatgtgatgtcatttcatacaaaatcaggccaaaactaAGTTTCTTTGGAGTTCATTTTgggagtttgaaacagcttgccaaagtgaAATTTCCGGAAAAGTTTGCTACGGCTGATAAACACCTTTGCACTACCATTGGCAATTATGTAATAGGTGGTTATGCGCAGAAGCTATGCCTTCTTTCGCGTGGAAATCTTTTccagttcatttcttctgttcagtcaaGGTTAGACGTCCGCGAGtgacatgaacacactggatagccgctttatagtaaaaaatgaatttgtacttctgatgaaatgacactgacactgtttttcatggtTAATACAGTAAAGTTTCttgattttaagcaatctattgtataaagttgTTTCTTGAGGCTGCGTAATAACTCCACACTGGTGATGACATGACTGTGGCGCTTAAGTCTGACATCATCAATTTGCTATTGTTTGGTGAGATCTGCCTATTTTATGACTCTCGATTGAGAATGTGATTATCAGCCGATACCGATCTGCGGCCGATCGATCGGAGCATCTCTAGTATTTACGATTAATGCCaaaagtgtgttaaaatcaCTGTGCTATGCTAATGTGACTTTTTATATTGCATGAGTCAATGTTTTCTCTTCGTTTTGTAGAACTCAGATGCAGAAGGTggtaaaaagaagaaaaagaagaaagagaagaaacacaagaaagagaaaaaacacaagaagcATAAGAAACAGAAGAAGGAGAAGAGTGGAGAGGAAAAGAGTGGAGGGGCGGCAGGAGGACACGGACAGGAAGCAGAGCCAGACTCTGACCAGAAAAAGGTGAAGTTACACTTTTAAAGCTGtcagtaaaatgaaaataaaatagtcCAGGAGTATAAAAGTGCATCTCCAGTTTTACCATGCTTATAGAAGTTCTATATAATGTGAGAACCTAAACATAATTGTTGTTATGCTTGAGTCAGACATAATTAATGCTACCTTTTTTGAAGGAATCAGAGAGTGAAGTAGAAGACAGTTTGGATGATCTGGAGAAGCACCTACGTGAGAAAGCTCTTCGCTCAATGAGGAAGGCCCAGATGTCTCCATCATCTCAGTCCTGAGGGATTATCTACCACACCCCACATTTCCCATTTTCTTCCACtctgcattttaaatg
This window of the Ctenopharyngodon idella isolate HZGC_01 chromosome 17, HZGC01, whole genome shotgun sequence genome carries:
- the srrm1 gene encoding serine/arginine repetitive matrix protein 1 isoform X4 → MDAGFFRGTSAEQDNRFSNKHKKLLKQLKFAECLEKKVDMTKVNLEVIKPWITQRVTEILGFEDDVVIEFVFNQLEEKNPDGKMMQINLTGFLNGKNAREFMKDLWPLLLSAQENIAGIPSAFLEQKKEEIKQRQIEQEKLASLKKIDEDKREKEIKERAQSKSPKRRKSRSPVKRDRKSSPSRSPRRKPSPAASPPSSPPNNKEEPKQEPDQSESSKPEPLVQEASSTSDLVGEMKPDSLSEAVKESSPEKTSKSEDRPKPRDRDRDKDGRRDRPRHRSRSPRSRKRPRSRSRSFSPRRRSPRRRISPRRRSPPRRRPPSRHRRSRSPVRSRRRSRSRSSSGSSSSRSPHKRAGKRRSATPPRKLPRRLDPASPSRRRGRSPSGPETSPSAVKHRPGGRNDTPSPKPRRSDASESEEEKVGKGSTADSVQQRRQYRRQNQQSSSDTGSSSSSEDEGPRRQNRGAGARNGEIRRRRSHSPASPRRRHRDVSPRKRRSPSPAGRRHRSPSLARRHRSPSLPHRRFTPPIQRRYSPSPTPAQKRRSSGSPPKRRRTPSLVSKHRGSPSPGSKRRGSPSSVSKHRGSPSPESKCRASLSPVPKRRGSPFPVAKRRSSRSPKRSRGSSPGKRGTPPSSVSPPPRHRRSSPNLPAAQRGRDACSSPSAHATRVPSSPPARYGPSSLSPQRQRRQTSPSHSTRPIRRVSRTPEPRKSQRGSQSPQPVRRQVSHSPSASPPPTAHKRPASVSPSRSASRSPPPPAKKNSSVSPSPSPNKNSDAEGGKKKKKKKEKKHKKEKKHKKHKKQKKEKSGEEKSGGAAGGHGQEAEPDSDQKKRVK
- the srrm1 gene encoding serine/arginine repetitive matrix protein 1 isoform X1 is translated as MDAGFFRGTSAEQDNRFSNKHKKLLKQLKFAECLEKKVDMTKVNLEVIKPWITQRVTEILGFEDDVVIEFVFNQLEEKNPDGKMMQINLTGFLNGKNAREFMKDLWPLLLSAQENIAGIPSAFLEQKKEEIKQRQIEQEKLASLKKIDEDKREKEIKERAQSKSPKRRKSRSPVKRDRKSSPSRSPRRKPSPAASPPSSPPNNKEEPKQEPDQSESSKPEPLVQEASSTSDLVGEMKPDSLSEAVKESSPEKTSKSEDRPKPRDRDRDKDGRRDRPRHRSRSPRSRKRPRSRSRSFSPRRRSPRRRISPRRRSPPRRRPPSRHRRSRSPVRSRRRSRSRSSSGSSSSRSPHKRAGKRRSATPPRKLPRRLDPASPSRRRGRSPSGPETSPSAVKHRPGGRNDTPSPKPRRSDASESEEEKVGKGSTADSVQQRRQYRRQNQQSSSDTGSSSSSEDEGPRRQNRGAGARNGEIRRRRSHSPASPRRRHRDVSPRKRRSPSPAGRRHRSPSLARRHRSPSLPHRRFTPPIQRRYSPSPTPAQKRRSSGSPPKRRRTPSLVSKHRGSPSPGSKRRGSPSSVSKHRGSPSPESKCRASLSPVPKRRGSPFPVAKRRSSRSPKRSRGSSPGKRGTPPSSVSPPPRHRRSSPNLPAAQRGRDACSSPSAHATRVPSSPPARYGPSSLSPQRQRRQTSPSHSTRPIRRVSRTPEPRKSQRGSQSPQPVRRQVSHSPSASPPPTAHKRPASVSPSRSASRSPPPPAKKNSSVSPSPSPNKNSDAEGGKKKKKKKEKKHKKEKKHKKHKKQKKEKSGEEKSGGAAGGHGQEAEPDSDQKKESESEVEDSLDDLEKHLREKALRSMRKAQMSPSSQS
- the srrm1 gene encoding serine/arginine repetitive matrix protein 1 isoform X5, which translates into the protein MMQINLTGFLNGKNAREFMKDLWPLLLSAQENIAGIPSAFLEQKKEEIKQRQIEQEKLASLKKIDEDKREKEIKERAQSKSPKRRKSRSPVKRDRKSSPSRSPRRKPSPAASPPSSPPNNKEEPKQEPDQSESSKPEPLVQEASSTSDLVGEMKPDSLSEAVKESSPEKTSKSEDRPKPRDRDRDKDGRRDRPRHRSRSPRSRKRPRSRSRSFSPRRRSPRRRISPRRRSPPRRRPPSRHRRSRSPVRSRRRSRSRSSSGSSSSRSPHKRAGKRRSATPPRKLPRRLDPASPSRRRGRSPSGPETSPSAVKHRPGGRNDTPSPKPRRSDASESEEEKVGKGSTADSVQQRRQYRRQNQQSSSDTGSSSSSEDEGPRRQNRGAGARNGEIRRRRSHSPASPRRRHRDVSPRKRRSPSPAGRRHRSPSLARRHRSPSLPHRRFTPPIQRRYSPSPTPAQKRRSSGSPPKRRRTPSLVSKHRGSPSPGSKRRGSPSSVSKHRGSPSPESKCRASLSPVPKRRGSPFPVAKRRSSRSPKRSRGSSPGKRGTPPSSVSPPPRHRRSSPNLPAAQRGRDACSSPSAHATRVPSSPPARYGPSSLSPQRQRRQTSPSHSTRPIRRVSRTPEPRKSQRGSQSPQPVRRQVSHSPSASPPPTAHKRPASVSPSRSASRSPPPPAKKNSSVSPSPSPNKNSDAEGGKKKKKKKEKKHKKEKKHKKHKKQKKEKSGEEKSGGAAGGHGQEAEPDSDQKKESESEVEDSLDDLEKHLREKALRSMRKAQMSPSSQS
- the srrm1 gene encoding serine/arginine repetitive matrix protein 1 isoform X3; translated protein: MDAGFFRGTSAEQDNRFSNKHKKLLKQLKFAECLEKKVDMTKVNLEVIKPWITQRVTEILGFEDDVVIEFVFNQLEEKNPDGKMMQINLTGFLNGKNAREFMKDLWPLLLSAQENIAGIPSAFLEQKKEEIKQRQIEQEKLASLKKIDEDKREKEIKERAQSKSPKRRKSRSPVKRDRKSSPSRSPRRKPSPAASPPSSPPNNKEEPKQEPDQSESSKPEPLVQEASSTSDLVGEMKPDSLSEAVKESSPEKTSKSEDRPKPRDRDRDKDGRRDRPRHRSRSPRSRKRPRSRSRSFSPRRRSPRRRISPRRRSPPRRRPPSRHRRSRSPVRSRRRSRSRSSSGSSSSRSPHKRAGKRRSATPPRKLPRRLDPASPSRRRGRSPSGPETSPSAVKHRPGGRNDTPSPKPRRSDASESDTGSSSSSEDEGPRRQNRGAGARNGEIRRRRSHSPASPRRRHRDVSPRKRRSPSPAGRRHRSPSLARRHRSPSLPHRRFTPPIQRRYSPSPTPAQKRRSSGSPPKRRRTPSLVSKHRGSPSPGSKRRGSPSSVSKHRGSPSPESKCRASLSPVPKRRGSPFPVAKRRSSRSPKRSRGSSPGKRGTPPSSVSPPPRHRRSSPNLPAAQRGRDACSSPSAHATRVPSSPPARYGPSSLSPQRQRRQTSPSHSTRPIRRVSRTPEPRKSQRGSQSPQPVRRQVSHSPSASPPPTAHKRPASVSPSRSASRSPPPPAKKNSSVSPSPSPNKNSDAEGGKKKKKKKEKKHKKEKKHKKHKKQKKEKSGEEKSGGAAGGHGQEAEPDSDQKKESESEVEDSLDDLEKHLREKALRSMRKAQMSPSSQS
- the srrm1 gene encoding serine/arginine repetitive matrix protein 1 isoform X2 encodes the protein MDAGFFRGTSAEQDNRFSNKHKKLLKQLKFAECLEKKVDMTKVNLEVIKPWITQRVTEILGFEDDVVIEFVFNQLEEKNPDGKMMQINLTGFLNGKNAREFMKDLWPLLLSAQENIAGIPSAFLEQKKEEIKQRQIEQEKLASLKKIDEDKREKEIKERAQSKSPKRRKSRSPVKRDRKSSPSRSPRRKPSPAASPPSSPPNNKEEPKQEPDQSESSKPEPLVQEASSTSDLVGEMKPDSLSEAVKESSPEKTSKSEDRPKPRDRDRDKDGRRDRPRHRSRSPRSRKRPRSRSRSFSPRRRSPRRRISPRRRSPPRRRPPSRHRRSRSPVRRRRSRSRSSSGSSSSRSPHKRAGKRRSATPPRKLPRRLDPASPSRRRGRSPSGPETSPSAVKHRPGGRNDTPSPKPRRSDASESEEEKVGKGSTADSVQQRRQYRRQNQQSSSDTGSSSSSEDEGPRRQNRGAGARNGEIRRRRSHSPASPRRRHRDVSPRKRRSPSPAGRRHRSPSLARRHRSPSLPHRRFTPPIQRRYSPSPTPAQKRRSSGSPPKRRRTPSLVSKHRGSPSPGSKRRGSPSSVSKHRGSPSPESKCRASLSPVPKRRGSPFPVAKRRSSRSPKRSRGSSPGKRGTPPSSVSPPPRHRRSSPNLPAAQRGRDACSSPSAHATRVPSSPPARYGPSSLSPQRQRRQTSPSHSTRPIRRVSRTPEPRKSQRGSQSPQPVRRQVSHSPSASPPPTAHKRPASVSPSRSASRSPPPPAKKNSSVSPSPSPNKNSDAEGGKKKKKKKEKKHKKEKKHKKHKKQKKEKSGEEKSGGAAGGHGQEAEPDSDQKKESESEVEDSLDDLEKHLREKALRSMRKAQMSPSSQS